Proteins encoded within one genomic window of Pongo pygmaeus isolate AG05252 chromosome 18, NHGRI_mPonPyg2-v2.0_pri, whole genome shotgun sequence:
- the GINS3 gene encoding DNA replication complex GINS protein PSF3: protein MSEAYFRVESGALGPEENFLSLDDILMSHEKLSVRTETAMPRLGAFFLERSAGAETDNAVPQGSKLELPLWLAKGLFDNKRRILSVELPKIYQEGWRTVFSADPNVVDLHKMGPHFYGFGSQLLHFDSPENADISQSLLQTFIGRFRRIMDSSQNAYNEDTSALVARLDEMERGLFQIGQNGLNDFQCWEKGQASQITASNLVQNYKKRKFTDMED from the exons ATGTCGGAGGCTTATTTCCGAGTGGAGTCGGGTGCGCTGGGGCCTGAGGAGAACTTTCTTTCTTTGGACGACATCCTGATGTCCCACGAGAAGCTGTCGGTGCGCACGGAGACCGCCATGCCTCGCCTTGGCGCTTTCTTCCTGGAGCGGAGCGCAGGCGCCGAGACTGACAACGCGGTCCCACAG GGTTCCAAGCTTGAACTACCCTTGTGGCTGGCAAAAGGACTTTTTGACAACAAGCGACGGATCCTTTCTGTGGAACTCCCCAAGATCTACCAAGAGGGTTGGAGGACTGTGTTCAGTGCGGATCCCAATGTGGTGGACCTCCACAAAATGGGGCCCCATTTCTACGGGTTTGGCTCCCAACTCCTGCATTTTGACAGTCCCGAGAATGCAGACATTTCCCAGTCTCTGCTGCAG ACTTTTATTGGACGTTTTCGCCGCATCATGGACTCGTCACAGAACGCTTACAACGAAGACACTTCAGCCCTGGTAGCCAGGCTAGACGAGATGGAGAGGGGCTTATTTCAAATAGGGCAGAATGGACTGAATGACTTTCAGTGTTGGGAGAAGGGGCAGGCTTCTCAGATCACAGCTTCCAACCTCGTTCAGAattacaagaagagaaaattcaCTGATATGGAAGACTGA